A genomic segment from Bos mutus isolate GX-2022 chromosome 14, NWIPB_WYAK_1.1, whole genome shotgun sequence encodes:
- the ODF1 gene encoding outer dense fiber protein 1, with protein MAALSCLLDSVRRDIKKVDRELRQLRCVDELRARCLCDLYMHPYCCCDLHPYPYCLCYSKRSRSCGLCDLYPCCLCDVKLYCLRPSLRSLERKAIRAIEDEKRELAKLRRTTNRILASSCCSSNILGSVNVCGFEPDQVKVRVKDGKVCVSAERENRYDCLGSKKYSYMNICKEFSLPPCVDEKDVTYSYGLGSCVKIESPCYPCASPCNPCNPCNPCSPCSPCNPCNPCSPCSPCSPCNPCDPCNPCYPCGSRFSCRKMIL; from the exons ATGGCTGCACTGAGTTGTCTTTTGGACAGTGTTAGAAGGGACATCAAGAAGGTGGACAGAGAACTGCGGCAGTTGAGATGCGTCGACGAGCTCCGCGCACGATGCCTGTGCGACTTATACATGCACCCCTACTGCTGCTGCGACCTGCACCCGTACCCCTACTGCCTGTGCTACTCAAAGCGGTCACGGTCCTGCGGCCTGTGCGATCTCTACCCGTGTTGCCTGTGTGATGTGAAGCTTTACTGTCTTCGCCCGTCTCTCAGAAGTTTGGAGAGGAAAGCCATTAGAGCCATAGAGGATGAGAAGAGAGAGCTTGCCAA ACTGAGAAGAACAACAAATAGAATTCTGGCCTCCTCTTGCTGTAGCAGTAACATTTTAGGATCGGTGAACGTGTGTGGCTTTGAACCGGATCAAGTCAAGGTTAGAGTGAAGGACGGAAAGGTGTGTGTGTCGGCCGAGCGCGAGAACAGATACGACTGCCTGGGGTCGAAAAAATACAGCTACATGAACATCTGCAAAGAGTTCAGCTTGCCCCCGTGCGTGGACGAGAAGGACGTGACCTACTCCTACGGGCTCGGCAGCTGCGTCAAGATCGAGTCTCCCTGCTACCCTTGCGCGTCTCCCTGTAACCCCTGTAACCCCTGTAACCCCTGCAGCCCCTGTAGCCCCTGTAACCCCTGTAACCCCTGCAGCCCCTGTAGCCCCTGCAGCCCCTGTAACCCCTGTGACCCCTGTAACCCCTGCTATCCTTGTGGGAGCCGGTTTTCCTGTAGGAAGATGATCTTGTAA